A genomic window from Fusarium oxysporum Fo47 chromosome VIII, complete sequence includes:
- a CDS encoding major facilitator superfamily domain-containing protein: MTRQQDEASSKTSIHSKVSAANLETVPSSVIGTSFELDEETNRKLLRKIDWKLMPLCFTYALQYYDKAILSQAAIFGLREDLKLTTGIRYSWVSLIFYFGYIAGTYPASFLAQRYPIRIVCTAICIIWSFVILCTPACTSYTGLLINRFMLGLVEAGVSPIFMLVVGLWYTHSEQVSRSSWWYSCSGGSLLISPLINYGLGHIKGGALNSWQWMYIIAGLATLAWGIALWWLFPDSPQNAKGFTEAERLLLLERFREALFDYRLWGIMILSIVSCTGSGAVTTFGTIVFKDMGFDIFTSLLLNLPIGALAFICILGSGYIGRKVPNSRLYVIAGACVPVILGCSLIWQLPDSNKAGRIIGFYLVNFFSSAWVQCIGLGTSNVAGHTKKAVYAASTFIGYCLGNIIGPLMFDAKFAPRYDESFTGIMICFTVCVFAALALRWLFDRENKHRDTTYGSPNLSHGLEDLTDRENKSFRYRL; the protein is encoded by the exons ATGACACGCCAGCAGGATGAGGCAAGCTCCAAGACTAGTATTCACAGCAAAGTATCCGCTGCCAATCTTGAGACTGTTCCTAGTTCGGTTATTGGAACCAGCttcgagcttgatgaagagacgAACAGAAAGTTGCTTCGAAAGATCGATTGGAAGCTGATGCCT CTCTGCTTCACCTACGCCCTGCAATACTACGACAAGGCCATCCTCAGCCAGGCCGCCATCTTCGGTTTGCGAGAGGACCTGAAACTCACCACTGGCATCAGATACTCTTGGGTCTCCCTTATCTTCTACTTTGGATATATCGCCGGCACTTATCCCGCCTCTTTCCTCGCCCAACGTTACCCGATTCGAATCGTCTGCACGGCTATCTGCATCATATGGTCTTTTGTCATCCTTTGCACACCAGCCTGCACGTCCTATACCGGTCTCCTTATCAATCGCTTTAtgcttggtcttgtcgagGCAGGTGTATCACCTATCTTCATGCTCGTCGTAGGCCTCTGGTACACCCACTCGGAGCAGGTCTCACGATCTAGTTGGTGGTATTCTTGCAGCGGAGGatctcttctcatctcaCCACTAATCAATTACGGACTTGGCCATATCAAGGGAGGCGCTCTCAACTCTTGGCAGTGGATGTATATCATCGCTGGACTCGCTACTCTGGCCTGGGGTATTGCCCTCTGGTGGCTGTTTCCCGATAGCCCTCAGAATGCCAAGGGGTTTACGGAAGCCGagcgccttcttctcctggagCGA TTTCGGGAGGCCTTGTTTGACTATCGACTTTGGGGTATCATGATTCTATCTATCGTGTCCTGCACGGGTTCCGGCGCCGTCACAACGTTTGGAACTATTGTCTTTAAGGATATGGGCTTTGATATATTTACTTCACTGCTGCTCAACCTACCCATTGGAGCTCTCGCCTTCATTTGTATTCTCGGTTCAGGCTACATTGGCAGAAAGGTTCCAAACTCTAGGTTGTATGTCATCGCTGGGGCATGTGTCCCTGTCATTCTCGGTTGTTCCTTGATCTGGCAACTTCCAGACTCCAACAAAGCAGGACGCATCATCGGCTTCTATCTTGtgaacttcttctcctctgcaTGGGTTCAGTGCATCGGCTTAGGGACTTCCAATGTTGCTGGGCATACTAAGAAGGCTGTGTATGCTGCTTCAACGTTTATCGGTTACTGTCTTGGGAACATCATCGGCCCTCTCATGTTTGACGC GAAATTTGCTCCTCGCTATGACGAATCATTTACCGGAATTATGATCTGCTTTACGGTCTGTGTATTTGCTGCCCTTGCACTTCGATGGTTATTCGATCGGGAGAACAAGCACCGCGATACGACTTATGGTTCTCCTAACCTCAGTCACGGTTTAGAGGATCTGACGGATCGGGAAAACAAATCATTTAGATACAGGCTATAA
- a CDS encoding cytochrome P450 yields MLSFDINKYSQRLIAHIQRLTPNVEVGLILCVTTLIVAIPAVIIYRLYFHPLAEVPGRKIHAITGFLTQWKSHIIGTWLREAAQLHRQYGPIVRIGPNHIAVDGSIGWPQVYGHQPGKAEFSKYPNFIFPGDGMSLIGAQKDDHRREPIDIVTWVNLTTFDIKGDLTFSESFGGLKSGGYHPYLLLKPFILAIGYRHIRESMESAEMSMEKAKARVALGEQPFEGRRDFMTYMLRRGKDGVTAMSETELLVNSSIVIGAASETTATALSGAFFYIGTHPQVYRYLVDEIRGAFTDASDITLKSTAQLQYLHACIEETLRIYPPAAETPPRVCLGATIGGKYFPKGTVVTVYQWATFRNPSNFADPDSFRSERWLPTTHALYDEKYAGDNRAVFKPFSYGARDCIGKNLAYAELRVILSHILFKFDFELKPGQSDWHEKQTSFLVWDKDPLNITLKLRQDEASIS; encoded by the exons ATGCTTTCATTTGACATCAACAAATACTCGCAGAGGCTGATAGCACATATCCAGCGACTCACGCCGAACGTCGAAGTTGGTCTCATTCTTTGTGTTACTACG CTTATTGTTGCCATTCCTGCTGTTATTATTTATCGACTCTATTTCCATCCTCTCGCCGAGGTCCCAGGTCGCAAAATCCATGCCATTACAGGTTTCCTTACACAATGGAAGAGTCACATTATAGGTACTTGGCTTCGAGAGGCAGCTCAGCTTCATCGACAATACGGTCCCATTGTTCGAATCGGTCCGAATCATATAGCCGTGGATGGAAGCATCGGCTGGCCTCAGGTCTACGGTCACCAGCCTGGCAAAGCAGAGTTTTCCAAATATCCCAACTTCATCTTTCCGGGTGATGGAATGAGTCTTATCGGTGCCCAAAAGGATGATCATCGAC GCGAGCCGATCGACATTGTGACCTGGGTCAACTTGACAACGTTTGACATCAAAGGCGACCTTACCTTCTCCGAGAGCTTTGGAGGTTTGAAATCTGGTGGCTATCATCC AtatctcctcctcaagccCTTCATCCTTGCGATTGGATACAGGCACATTCGGGAGTCTATGGAAAGCGCCGAGATGTCTATGGAAAAGGCCAAAGCACGCGTTGCCCTCGGTGAACAGCCATTTGAGGGGCGGCGAGACTTCATGACTTACATGCTCAGGCGAGGTAAGGATGGCGTGACTGCCATGAGTGAGACAGAATTGCTAGTCAATTCATCGATCGTCATTGGAGCTGCTAGTGAGACCACTGCGACTGCTTTGTCAGGCGCCTTCTTTTACATTGGCACACACCCGCAGGTTTACCGCTATCTCGTCGATGAGATTCGTGGCGCCTTTACTGACGCTAGTGACATAACACTGAAGAGTACAGCACAACTTCAATATCTACATGCGTGTATTGAAGAAACGTTGAGGATTTACCCGCCTGCTGCCGAAACACCACCAAGAGTCTGCCTAGGAGCAACAATTGGCGGCAAGTATTTCCCCAAAGGG ACTGTTGTCACTGTCTATCAATGGGCTACCTTCCGAAACCCTAGCAACTTTGCCGACCCCGACTCATTCCGATCAGAGCGGTGGCTTCCCACGACGCACGCTCTTTACGATGAAAAGTACGCAGGTGATAACCGCGCAGTGTTCAAGCCTTTCAGCTACGGCGCGAGAGATTGTATCGGCAAGAATCTTGCTTACGCGGAATTACGGGTCATTCTTTCTCATATTCTTTTCAAGTTTGACTTTGAGCTTAAGCCTGGTCAATCGGATTGGCATGAGAAGCAAACATCCTTCCTTGTTTGGGATAAAGACCCTCTGAACATCACTCTGAAGCTGCGACAGGATGAAGCATCAATTTCTTAG
- a CDS encoding uncharacterized protein (expressed protein) has product MSGSTTSLLRRPAIIAARRGSTRARRTVPRPAWARLAWLNTVLLLVFAVLHLIVLIYGCVRARGLNAAWILYQGPCSQSKTINLFLHLLLNVFSTLILASSNYFMQILNAPSRVELDRAHARSGWVNIGAPSMRNFLYLGPVKFTCWLILACSSVPIHLFFNSLVFQAAEVRSGFGMTIAAESFVKGAQYYEPGASLWNTAVPNDCSSSLSKELCKDGLFGNGTNGDMSGGIIDPVTWMNKTSEESLNISRAASEASTSWQRLDPADCRSNFLYCDKGTGLKGYRSVLLVVNASESGTSGWKRDEVFPNMTNVDDKFWDDMIPAKETNSLWYYEYCQIATAFDNGKCHNTCKTSLGFDQIVVESPSEVDPKNDTSGSTWSFSFWGPKSLEKNILKAQMRGGFDVSYNTLNVSYCLAEKEEQQCKIGVPNLLLLVALLCVLVKLSQCIFVMVRYVSNGTGDLLVTPGDAIKSLICRPDPTTTRMCTLEMRDVQFTWDRLLGASRRYKGYRREAYGVEMLHGDVEHEFLAPQARQWKAQRRRFFRALPINVWLRTYAILLAVLIAAIYYFYQATGGKFQASGAFGSSGINNFVTLDGSLGLSNQFTGDFVRLVLLANIPQLILSISYLQFNSLITKIFMAKEWAQMSTEYRPLRVTEPQGDQVSTYRLQLPYRWGVPCILASVLLHWLASSSCYLFMADGGFYGSIMGSPTTSANSMGLSGFGFIAVGYSTIAIMVAIVVFAVVISVPLLLSMRRLPGDMVIVGSNSLAIAAACHASKASKVDISDCSVKTDTSGRETDMELTVYPHHREEEGDDRRTLLIYARIAESKVKWGVVRMEDFFYNELKDEVDVNEIGHLSFGVQEDAVGKPEFQKWYI; this is encoded by the exons ATGTCCGGCAGCACGACGTCGCTTCTTAGGCGCCCAGCGATCATAGCGGCACGCCGTGGCTCGACACGGGCTCGCCGCACCGTTCCACGACCAGCCTGGGCTCGACTGGCTTGGCTCAATACtgtcctcctcctcgtcttcgctgTCCTCCACCTCATCGTCCTGATTTATGGTTGTGTCCGCGCACGCGGCTTGAACGCCGCCTGGATCCTCTACCAAGGCCCTTGCTCCCAATCCAAGACGATCAACCTGTTCCTACACCTGCTTCTCAACGTCTTCAGTACTCTGATACTGGCCTCATCTAACTACTTCATGCAGATTCTCAATGCACCATCCCGAGTTGAACTCGACCGCGCCCATGCTCGCTCCGGTTGGGTCAACATTGGAGCCCCGTCAATGCGCAACTTTCTCTACCTTGGGCCTGTCAAGTTTACCTGCTGGCTCATCTTGGCCTGCAGCTCCGTTCCTATTCACCTTTTCTTTAACTCGCTTGTATTTCAGGCTGCAGAAGTTCGGTCTGGTTTCGGAATGACGATTGCAGCCGAGAGTTTCGTCAAAGGCGCCCAGTACTATGAACCTGGTGCAAGCCTGTGGAATACTGCTGTGCCGAACGATTGTAGCAGTAGCTTGAGTAAAGAACTCTGTAAAGATGGTCTTTTTGGTAACGGCACAAATGGAGACATGTCAGGCGGCATCATCGATCCGGTGACATGGATGAACAAAACGTCCGAAGAGAGCTTGAATATCTCGAGAGCGGCTAGCGAGGCGAGCACATCGTGGCAGCGGCTTGATCCCGCCGACTGCCGTTCCAATTTCCTATACTGCGACAAGGGCACTGGGCTAAAGGGTTACCGAAGCGTACTGCTGGTGGTCAATGCAAGTGAATCTGGCACATCTGGCTGGAAGCGCGATGAGGTTTTTCCCAACATGACGAACGTAGACGACAAATTTTGGGACGATATGATTCCTGCCAAAGAGACGAATTCACTCTGGTACTATGAGTATTGCCAGATTGCGACAGCATTCGATAACGGCAAATGTCACAATACGTGCAAAACCAGCCTGGGATTCGACCAAATCGTGGTTGAGAGCCCTTCCGAGGTCGACCCAAAGAACGATACTAGCGGTTCCACCTGGAGCTTCTCTTTCTGGGGCCCCAAGTCACTAGAGAAAAACATTCTCAAGGCACAGATGCGTGGTGGCTTTGACGTCAGTTACAACACTTTGAATGTGTCGTACTGCCTGGCAGAGAAAGAGGAGCAACAGTGCAAGATTGGCGTGCCAAACCTACTTCTTCTAGTGGCACTTCTCTGTGTGCTCGTCAAGCTTTCTCAGTGCATCTTCGTCATGGTCCGGTATGTTTCGAACGGCACGGGAGATCTGCTGGTGACACCAGGCGATGCTATCAAGTCGCTGATCTGTCGGCCTGATCCGACAACCACTCGCATGTGTACGCTGGAGATGCGAGACGTTCAGTTCACCTGGGACAGGCTCTTGGGAGCATCGAGGAGATACAAGGGCTACCGTAGAGAAGCATACGGCGTTGAGATGCTCCACGGCGATGTCGAGCACGAGTTCCTCGCCCCACAAGCGCGTCAATGGAAAGCCCAAAGGCGGCGCTTCTTTCGGGCTCTTCCTATCAATGTGTGGCTCAGAACGTATGCCATACTCCTGGCTGTGCTGATCGCTGCTATATACTACTTCTACCAAGCCACCGGCGGCAAATTCCAAGC ATCTGGAGCCTTCGGTAGCAGCGGCATCAATAATTTCGTCACCCTGGATGGGAGCCTGGGTTTATCGAACCAGTTTACCGGCGACTTTGTTCGCTTGGTCCTCCTTGCCAACATCCCGCAACTCATTCTTTCGATATCATACTTGCAGTTCAACTCTTTGATCACCAAGATATTCATGGCCAAGGAATGGGCCCAGATGAGCACGGAGTACCGTCCACTTCGAGTAACGGAGCCTCAAGGGGACCAGGTCTCGACGTACCGACTTCAACTGCCCTATAGATGGGGGGTACCGTGCATCCTCGCAAGTGTCTTGCTTCATTGGCTGGCGTCTAGTTCTTGCTATTTGTTTATGGCTGATGGAG GCTTCTATGGCTCGATCATGGGCAGCCCGACGACAAGTGCCAACTCGATGGGCCTCTCGGGGTTTGGCTTTATCGCTGTGGGATACTCCACGATCGCAATCATGGTAGCGATTGTGGTCTTCGCAGTCGTCATCAGTGTCCCCTTGCTGCTTTCAATGCGAAGACTGCCAGGTGACATGGTCATTGTGGGAAGCAACTCTCTCGCAATTGCTGCAGCCTGTCATGCCTCTAAAGCCTCCAAGGTCGATATTTCTGACTGTAGTGTAAAGACGGATACTTCCGGGCGTGAGACTGACATGGAGCTGACAGTCTATCCTCATCAtagggaagaagaaggtgaCGATAGGCGGACATTGTTGATCTATGCGAGAATTGCAGAGAGCAAGGTCAAATGGGGAGTTGTGAGAATGGAAGACTTCTTCTATAACGAGCTTAAAGATGAGGTGGATGTCAATGAGATTGGGCATCTTAGTTTCGGGGTTCAGGAGGATGCGGTAGGAAAGCCTGAGTTTCAAAAATGGTATATCTAA
- a CDS encoding fungal-specific transcription factor domain-containing protein — protein MSSCELSAIPAKAAIKGIATEDKTETNIHSSKSIISSKHGKRHLAPAKVKKRAAWACKYCRARKVRCDVVYGSPCRNCRWDKMECSIQETRWQTNHVFVANKVTGAEVQNRPVASVINLNGVAEVPKSTDASIGSFTGLAATKVSNEAAATKEAIKHGVPSLGDQVPPGFKPLPTKVAAEDVRYLRSKGALSVPSVPLQSALLQAYVEYVNPYMPLELFPFLNAINAGDGRAEKVSLLMYQAVMFAATAFVDIELLYDFDCEPNQLVVVQALLLMTYWYETSEDKKGAWHWIGVAISLAYTLCLHRDPSTTSMSSARQKLYKRIWWSCFMRDRLIALGMRQPSRIHDKDFDVPMLEESDFDIEVFPQDDNILPRQCAVVRDLTMQHELADLFIAKVQLCICIGHVLNSMYSDDMRNKVIPENTTNSTSMLLPKKKLDNMECFLSIKLELLAWAEALPPCCRYTPLIRLDIKNSNATIAVQRTLLHMLYYTIDLTLHRPQLLPPSPTQVMTSPSVVQGVSRLHVRNATIYITRMASELHHLGLDRFLPVTGVTVILPAMMMQLLEMRNAAPQARVLAARGFQQCMCVMEQLREIYVAADDIVGFLDAALRKLGVDVNELAAIGVTNQDLEFTETDSGRQTLLAELNLDLAKGSPTPSAVAISKETSFADLTSSIEQEVIDWNTVTGTEIDLGQWLQFPPEEARQQ, from the exons ATGAGTAGTTGCGAGCTTTCCGCAATTCCTGCCAAGGCAGCGATTAAAGGAATCGCAACTGAAGACAAAACAGAGACAAATATTcacagcagcaagagcatcatctcatcaaaACACGGCAAGAGACACTTGGCGCCCgccaaagtcaagaagcGGGCAGCTTGGGCATGCAAATACTGTCGAGCTCGCAAAGTGCGCTGTGACGTCGTGTACGGCTCGCCATGTCGAAATTGCAGATGGGATAAGATGGAGTGCAGTATCCAAGAAACTCGCTGGCAAAC AAACCACGTCTTCGTCGCCAACAAAGTCACGGGAGCGGAAGTGCAAAACCGCCCTGTTGCCAGTGTAATAAACCTCAACGGCGTTGCAGAAGTTCCAAAGTCGACAGATGCTTCTATCGGTTCATTTACTGGCCTTGCTGCAACTAAGGTATCAAACGAAGCGGCCGCAACCAAGGAAGCAATCAAGCATGGTGTACCAAGCCTCGGCGACCAGGTGCCCCCAGGTTTCAAGCCTCTTCCCACAAAGGTTGCCGCTGAAGATGTAAGATATCTCCGGTCCAAGGGCGCTCTGTCGGTGCCAAGTGTGCCGTTACAGAGTGCTTTGCTCCAAGCCTACGTGGAATATGTCAACCCGTATATGCCTCTGGAGTTGTTTCCATTCCTGAACGCCATAAATGCCGGCGATGGCCGGGCCGAAAAGGTCAGCCTGCTGATGTACCAGGCCGTCATGTTTGCTGCCACGGCATTTGTCGATATAGAG TTGCTGTATGATTTCGACTGCGAACCGAATCAGTTGGTGGTTGTGCAGGCTCTTCTCCTGATGACATACTGGTACGAGACATCAGAAGACAAGAAAGGCGCCTGGCATTGGATAGGTGTGGCCATATCGCTGGCATACACCCTGTGCCTCCATCGAGATCCGAGCACCACGAGTATGTCATCAGCCAGACAGAAGCTGTATAAACGAATATGGTGGTCATGCTTCATGCGTGATCGCCTTATCGCTCTAGGTATGCGGCAGCCTAGCCGTATACACGACAAGGATTTCGATGTTCCGATGCTGGAGGAGAGCGACTTTGACATTGAGGTCTTTCCTCAGGATGATAATATTCTTCCAAGACAATGCGCCGTCGTCCGAGATCTTACGATGCAGCACGAGCTTGCGGACTTATTTATTGCAAAAGTTCAGCTGTGCATCTGCATCGGCCATGTGCTAAATTCTATGTATTCAGACGATATGCGGAATAAGGTCATTCCAGAAAACACTACTAACAGCACCTCTATGCTATtaccaaagaagaagcttgataaTATGGAATGTTTCCTATCTATCAAGCTTGAACTTTTGGCTTGGGCTGAGGCCTTACCTCCCTGTTGCCGGTACACCCCTCTAATTCGGCTCGATATAAAGAACAGTAATGCGACTATCGCGGTTCAGCGAACCTTGTTACACATGTTGTACTACACCATAGACTTGACCTTGCATCGTCCGCAGCTCTTGCCACCGTCGCCCACCCAGGTCATGACTAGCCCGAGCGTAGTCCAAGGCGTATCCCGTCTACATGTTCGGAACGCCACTATATATATTACACGGATGGCATCGGAGCTACACCATCTCGGACTTGACAGGTTCCTCCCCGTCACTGGTGTGACAGTAATCCTGCCCGCCATGATGATGCAACTCCTTGAGATGAGAAACGCTGCTCCGCAGGCCCGTGTTCTTGCAGCCCGCGGGTTCCAGCAGTGTATGTGCGTGATGGAGCAGCTTCGCGAGATATACGTTGCTGCAGACGATATCGTTGGCTTCCTAGACGCCGCGCTGCGCAAGCTTGGCGTCGACGTCAACGAGCTAGCCGCCATAGGCGTCACCAACCAAGACCTCGAATTTACCGAGACCGATTCTGGCAGGCAAACTCTGCTGGCAGAGCTAAACCTCGACTTGGCCAAGGGTAGTCCTACACCTTCGGCCGTCGCCATATCCAAGGAGACCAGCTTCGCGGATCTCACATCTTCGATAGAGCAAGAAGTCATTGACTGGAACACCGTCACTGGCACCGAGATTGATCTAGGCCAGTGGCTGCAGTTCCCGCCTGAGGAGGCTCGACAACAGTAA
- a CDS encoding major facilitator superfamily domain-containing protein: protein MLENVFASGISPLFGLIMQEFHCTENEASQLGTYVLLTLGLSSGEAQSYQSLRSARILGGFAGGLIEALTPTILAETFPGHHLAKAMVVYVGFLAVGAALGPIISGAIAKCLGEWRWLNRVMSIAVTVNLVFNILMLPETTRDVISLNEGAVLGGQNEDKLPSKTECKAEENKIENVMSTAKTISSAEQVTLKREYVRRSFSLHFVELNWKAFLISFFQPLKLIVLPQVLVTVIVFGLTIGWTVIASILISLIYTQPPLIWNPLSIGLLNTGSLVGIIIGLPIGGALADMLFNRATRRSNGVTSPVTRLPALLPGALLSPAGCIVMGFALRDPDNYIVVSNVLLTYAIDCLPTRAAHIGALANVTKNSIGFAVSYGTVDWFRKMGPVGQFSTMAGILWGSYLLVIPLRVLRWMLERFGARFE from the exons ATGCTTGAAAATGTTTTTGCTTCGGGCATATCGCCTCTCTTTGGGCTCATTATGCAGGAGTTCCACTGCACAGAGAATGAGGCATCGCAGCTCGGCACGTACGTATTACTTACCTTGGGCCTCTCG AGTGGTGAGGCGCAGTCCTACCAATCGCTTCGAAGCGCCCGTATCCTAGGCGGATTTGCCGGCGGCCTGATCGAAGCTCTCACTCCGACCATACTCGCCGAGACGTTCCCAGGACACCATCTCGCCAAGGCCATGGTGGTATATGTTGGGTTCCTCGCCGTTGGCGCAGCACTTGGTCCTATAATTTCCGGTGCTATAGCCAAATGTTTGGGAGAGTGGAGATGGCTCAACAGGGTAATGTCCATTGCCGTGACTGTGAATCtcgtcttcaacatcctcatgCTCCCGGAGACGACGCGCGACGTCATAAGCCTTAATGAAGGGGCGGTCTTAGGGGGGCAGAATGAAGACAAATTGCCGAGCAAAACCGAGTGCAAAGccgaggagaacaagatcgAGAACGTCATGAGCACCGCGAAAACCATATCGTCGGCTGAACAAGTGACGCTCAAGAGGGAATACGTGCGGCGATCGTTCTCACTGCATTTCGTTGAGCTGAACTGGAAAGCCTTCCTCATATCCTTCTTCCAACCCCTTAAACTCATCGTCCTGCCTCAAGTCCTTGTTACTGTCATTGTATTCGGCCTGACCATCGGCTGGACTGTCATCGCTTCTATCCTCATCTCCCTCATCTACACTCAGCCACCCTTAATCTGGAATCCGTTGTCTATTGGCCTACTCAACACTGGTTCGCTGGTTGGTATTATCATTGGCCTCCCCATTGGCGGTGCCCTCGCCGACATGCTCTTCAACCGTGCAACCCGACGATCCAACGGCGTGACAAGCCCAGTGACCCGTCTCCCCGCCCTCTTGCCTGGTGCCTTGCTCAGTCCTGCTGGCTGCATAGTCATGGGCTTTGCGCTACGAGACCCGGATAATTATATCGTGGTGT CCAACGTGCTGCTCACGTATGCTATCGACTGTCTTCCGACACGAGCCGCACATATCGGCGCCCTGGCTAATGTGACTAAGAACAGCATCGGGTTTGCTGTGTCGTATGGTACTGTGGACTGGTTCCGGAAGATGGGCCCGGTGGGCCAGTTCTCCACCATGGCGGGCATACTATGGGGGTCATATCTCCTCGTGATTCCCCTACGGGTGCTTAGATGGATGTTGGAGAGATTCGGAGCAAGGTTTGAGTGA